In the Burkholderia cenocepacia genome, one interval contains:
- a CDS encoding sulfite exporter TauE/SafE family protein, with the protein MHIHTLTIVVLVFLLAGAVKGMIGLGLPTIAMGLLTLAMPPSAAASLLLVPSLVTNVWQLWLGPSFGALLRRLWPLLAGLTVGTLTGGLPALAAGSTWTHAALGVVLVLYGLWGLAAARLPAPGRHEKWVSAGVGYLTGVVTAATGVFVVPAVPYLQALSLSKDDLIQALGLSFTASTIVLALQLRVTGALQTVDLGVSALALVPALAGMAGGQYARRVMSEKLFKRCFFIGLIALGAYMAGSGWR; encoded by the coding sequence ATGCACATTCATACGCTGACGATCGTCGTACTGGTTTTCCTGTTGGCCGGTGCGGTGAAGGGGATGATCGGGCTCGGGCTGCCGACGATCGCGATGGGGCTGCTGACGCTCGCGATGCCGCCGTCGGCCGCGGCGAGCCTGCTGCTCGTGCCGTCGCTCGTCACCAACGTGTGGCAGTTGTGGCTCGGTCCGTCGTTCGGTGCATTGCTGCGCCGGCTGTGGCCGCTGCTCGCCGGCCTGACGGTCGGCACGCTGACGGGCGGATTGCCGGCGCTCGCGGCCGGCAGCACGTGGACGCACGCGGCGCTCGGCGTCGTGCTGGTGCTTTACGGGCTGTGGGGGCTGGCGGCGGCGCGGCTGCCCGCGCCGGGGCGCCATGAAAAATGGGTGTCGGCCGGGGTCGGCTACCTGACGGGCGTCGTGACGGCCGCGACCGGCGTGTTCGTCGTACCGGCGGTGCCGTACCTGCAGGCGCTGAGTCTGTCGAAGGACGATCTGATCCAGGCGCTCGGGCTGTCGTTTACCGCGTCGACGATCGTGCTCGCCCTGCAATTGCGCGTAACGGGCGCATTGCAGACCGTCGATCTCGGCGTGTCGGCGCTCGCGCTCGTGCCCGCGCTGGCGGGGATGGCCGGCGGCCAATATGCGCGGCGCGTGATGAGCGAGAAGCTGTTCAAGCGTTGCTTCTTCATCGGGCTGATCGCGCTCGGCGCGTATATGGCGGGGTCGGGGTGGCGGTGA
- a CDS encoding aldo/keto reductase → MDKHRLGRTGPQVSAIGLGCMGMSDFYGPADRDESIATLHAALDHGITLLDTGDFYGMGDNEMLIRDALRGRTRDQVLISVKFGALRDPAGGFAGYDARPAAIRNFVAYSLKRLGTDYLDIYRPARVDPAVPIEETVGAIADLVKAGYVRHIGLSEVGADTIRRAAAVAPIVDLQIEYSLLSRGIEADILPACRELGIGVTAYGVLSRGLLGGGWSAARQGERDFRAASPRFQGENLAHNLALVDALRAIADEKRSNPAQVAIAWVLSRGADIVPLVGARKRTQLQDGLLATKLQLTVDDLERIEAAVPAGAAAGERYPAAQMAHLDSEHGRG, encoded by the coding sequence ATGGACAAGCATCGACTGGGCCGCACGGGCCCGCAGGTTTCGGCGATCGGGCTCGGCTGCATGGGGATGTCGGACTTTTACGGGCCGGCGGATCGCGACGAAAGCATCGCGACGCTGCACGCGGCGCTCGACCACGGCATCACGCTGCTCGATACCGGCGACTTCTACGGGATGGGCGACAACGAGATGCTGATCCGCGACGCGCTGCGCGGCCGCACGCGCGACCAGGTGCTGATCAGCGTGAAGTTCGGCGCGCTGCGCGATCCGGCCGGCGGGTTCGCCGGCTACGACGCGCGGCCCGCGGCGATCCGGAACTTCGTCGCGTATTCGCTGAAGCGGCTCGGCACCGACTACCTCGACATCTACCGGCCGGCACGCGTCGATCCGGCCGTGCCGATCGAGGAAACGGTCGGCGCGATCGCCGATCTCGTGAAGGCCGGGTACGTGCGTCATATCGGGCTGTCGGAAGTCGGTGCGGACACGATCCGCCGCGCGGCCGCCGTCGCGCCGATCGTCGATCTGCAGATCGAATACTCGCTGCTGTCGCGAGGGATCGAGGCGGACATCCTGCCCGCGTGCCGCGAACTCGGGATCGGTGTGACGGCGTACGGCGTGCTGTCGCGCGGGTTGCTCGGCGGCGGCTGGAGCGCGGCGCGGCAGGGCGAGCGCGATTTCCGCGCGGCCAGCCCGCGTTTCCAGGGCGAGAACCTCGCGCACAACCTCGCGCTGGTCGATGCGCTACGCGCGATCGCGGACGAGAAGCGCAGCAATCCGGCGCAGGTCGCGATCGCGTGGGTGCTGTCGCGCGGCGCAGACATCGTGCCGCTGGTCGGCGCGCGCAAGCGCACGCAACTGCAGGACGGTTTGCTGGCGACCAAATTGCAACTAACGGTCGATGACCTCGAACGCATCGAAGCGGCGGTTCCCGCCGGGGCGGCGGCCGGCGAGCGTTATCCGGCCGCGCAGATGGCGCACCTCGACAGCGAGCACGGCCGGGGGTGA